One stretch of Shewanella sp. Arc9-LZ DNA includes these proteins:
- the atpA gene encoding F0F1 ATP synthase subunit alpha, whose amino-acid sequence MQLNSTEISDLIKQRIQQFDVVSEARNEGTIVAVSDGIIRINGLADVMQGEMIELPGGCFAIALNLERDSVGAVVMGPYANLAEGDKVRTTGRILEVPVGRGLLGRVVNTLGEPIDGKGPIDNDGFSPVEVIAPGVIERKSVSQPIQTGYKAVDAMIPIGRGQRELIIGDRQTGKTAMAIDAIINQKESGIKCVYVAIGQKASTIANVVRKLEEHGALANTIVVVASASEAAALQYLAPYSGCSMGEYFRDRGEDSLIVYDDLSKQAVAYRQISLLLKRPPGREAYPGDVFYLHSRLLERASRVNVNYVEKFTKGAVTGKTGSLTALPIIETQAGDVSAFVPTNVISITDGQIFLETDLFNSGLRPAVNPGISVSRVGGAAQTKIIKKLSGGIRTALAQYRELAAFSQFASDLDDATRAQLEHGERVTELMKQKQYAPMSVAAQSVSIFAAEKGYLKGVALNEIGRFEASLLSYMNSQHADLMNTINATGDYNADIEGELKAGMDKFIETQTW is encoded by the coding sequence ATGCAACTGAATTCCACTGAAATCAGCGATCTGATTAAGCAGCGGATCCAGCAGTTCGACGTCGTTAGTGAAGCTCGCAACGAAGGTACAATCGTTGCAGTAAGTGACGGCATCATTCGCATTAACGGCCTAGCCGATGTAATGCAAGGTGAAATGATCGAACTGCCTGGTGGCTGTTTTGCAATCGCGTTGAATTTAGAACGTGATTCTGTCGGCGCCGTAGTAATGGGGCCTTATGCTAATTTAGCAGAAGGCGATAAAGTAAGAACCACTGGTCGTATTCTTGAAGTACCGGTGGGTCGTGGTCTACTTGGCCGCGTTGTTAACACTCTAGGTGAGCCTATTGACGGAAAAGGACCTATCGACAACGATGGTTTCTCTCCTGTTGAAGTGATTGCCCCAGGTGTTATTGAACGTAAGTCAGTATCACAACCAATTCAAACTGGTTATAAAGCCGTTGATGCCATGATCCCTATTGGTCGTGGTCAACGTGAATTGATTATTGGTGACCGTCAGACTGGTAAAACAGCGATGGCAATCGATGCAATTATCAACCAGAAAGAGTCAGGTATTAAGTGTGTCTATGTAGCTATTGGTCAGAAAGCTTCTACCATCGCTAACGTAGTACGCAAGCTTGAAGAACATGGTGCATTAGCTAACACTATTGTTGTTGTTGCCTCAGCTTCTGAAGCTGCCGCACTACAATATTTAGCGCCATATTCTGGTTGTTCTATGGGTGAATACTTCCGTGACCGCGGTGAAGATTCTTTAATCGTATATGATGATTTGTCTAAGCAAGCAGTTGCTTATCGTCAAATTTCACTACTATTAAAGCGTCCACCAGGACGTGAAGCATACCCAGGTGATGTTTTTTATCTACACTCTCGTTTATTAGAGCGTGCTTCACGCGTAAACGTGAATTATGTAGAAAAGTTCACTAAAGGTGCAGTAACAGGTAAAACCGGTTCGTTAACCGCTTTGCCTATTATTGAAACCCAAGCTGGTGATGTATCAGCGTTCGTACCGACTAACGTAATTTCTATTACAGATGGTCAAATCTTCCTTGAGACTGATTTGTTTAACTCTGGACTACGTCCAGCAGTTAACCCAGGTATTTCAGTTTCTCGTGTTGGTGGTGCTGCGCAGACTAAAATCATCAAGAAACTGTCTGGCGGTATTCGTACTGCACTTGCACAGTATCGAGAGCTTGCTGCGTTCTCACAGTTTGCGTCTGATTTAGATGATGCAACTCGTGCTCAACTTGAGCATGGTGAGCGTGTAACCGAATTAATGAAGCAAAAGCAATATGCTCCTATGAGCGTTGCTGCCCAGTCTGTGTCTATTTTCGCAGCTGAAAAAGGCTACCTTAAAGGTGTTGCTTTAAATGAAATCGGTCGCTTCGAGGCCTCTCTGCTTTCATACATGAACAGTCAACATGCTGACCTAATGAACACCATCAATGCTACTGGCGATTATAACGCTGATATCGAAGGTGAGTTAAAGGCAGGCATGGACAAGTTCATTGAAACCCAAACCTGGTAA
- the atpG gene encoding F0F1 ATP synthase subunit gamma, whose protein sequence is MASAKEIKTKIASVKNTQKITSAMEMVAASKMRRAQERMAASRPYAENMRKVIGHVAQGTLEYKHPYLEVRDAKRVGYIVVATDRGLCGGLNVNLFKKVVSDVKKWKEQGADVEFCPIGARSVQFFKSFGGEVSAHASGLGDAPKLVDLIGTVRVMLKAYNEGKLDRLYIVFNKFVNTMTQTPVIEQLLPLPKSDEEVASYPWDYIYEPDPKEVLDLLLTRYVESQVYQGVVENIASEQAARMVAMKAATDNAGEMIDDLQLVYNKARQAAITQELSEIVSGAAAV, encoded by the coding sequence ATGGCCAGCGCTAAAGAGATTAAAACCAAGATCGCGAGTGTTAAAAATACTCAGAAGATCACTTCCGCTATGGAAATGGTTGCCGCCAGCAAAATGCGCAGAGCGCAGGAACGCATGGCAGCTAGCCGTCCATATGCAGAAAATATGCGTAAGGTGATCGGTCACGTAGCGCAAGGTACTCTCGAGTATAAACACCCCTATTTAGAGGTGAGAGATGCCAAGCGGGTTGGTTACATTGTTGTAGCAACCGACCGTGGCCTTTGTGGTGGTTTGAACGTCAACCTCTTTAAAAAGGTTGTGTCAGACGTTAAAAAATGGAAAGAACAAGGTGCAGACGTTGAGTTTTGCCCAATTGGTGCCCGTTCTGTTCAGTTTTTTAAAAGCTTTGGTGGTGAAGTTTCCGCCCATGCATCAGGTTTAGGCGATGCGCCAAAACTTGTTGATTTGATTGGCACAGTACGTGTCATGTTAAAAGCTTACAACGAAGGTAAATTGGATCGTCTGTACATTGTGTTTAACAAGTTTGTTAATACAATGACCCAGACTCCGGTGATCGAACAGCTGCTACCTTTACCTAAGTCAGATGAAGAAGTAGCTAGTTATCCTTGGGATTATATTTACGAGCCAGATCCAAAAGAAGTTTTGGACTTATTGTTAACTCGTTATGTAGAGTCTCAAGTATATCAAGGTGTTGTTGAGAATATTGCCTCTGAACAAGCTGCCCGTATGGTAGCTATGAAGGCGGCAACAGACAACGCTGGCGAAATGATCGATGATTTGCAACTCGTCTATAACAAGGCCCGTCAGGCTGCGATTACGCAAGAACTGTCGGAAATTGTATCAGGCGCTGCAGCGGTTTAG